One stretch of Streptomyces sp. NBC_00443 DNA includes these proteins:
- a CDS encoding acyl carrier protein — protein sequence MPHGNAPDLELWLTERVAFHLHRACDEIDPDTPLADYGIDSVAAISICGEIEQHYRLAVAPTIAYDFPTVHAITGHLAERLADKKKHDEEPS from the coding sequence TTGCCGCATGGGAACGCCCCCGACCTCGAGCTGTGGCTGACCGAACGGGTGGCCTTCCACCTGCACCGGGCGTGCGACGAGATCGACCCCGACACCCCGCTCGCCGACTACGGCATCGACTCGGTCGCGGCCATCAGCATCTGCGGCGAGATCGAACAGCACTACCGGCTCGCGGTCGCCCCCACCATCGCGTACGACTTCCCGACCGTCCACGCGATCACCGGTCACCTCGCCGAGCGCCTGGCCGACAAGAAGAAGCACGACGAGGAGCCCTCATGA
- a CDS encoding fatty acyl-AMP ligase encodes MPHQPDPRTLTDAVRAGVERHPDRAAFVYLHEDGLGMRPEELSYAELDRRARVVAARLRQASKGDPSRPVLLLYPPTLDFVTAFLGCFYAGRTAIPAPLPDEPGERLARVSGILRDAKVGAVLTLPQYRQAISAWLAASGEQDVVCLSTGADEDDGTDPDLWTPPQVGGTDVAFLQYSSGSTSEPKGVMVTHTNLAANQEAIRSAMKTPQGVVAGSWLPLYHDMGLIGMTLQPLWVGGTSVQMSPISFIKQPGRWLRMIHDYRVEGTASPNFGYELCVRRVSEEQSAGLDLSSLRVALNGAEPVRADTLRAFVRRFAGNGLRAEAVLPCYGLAENTLLVSGNDPESPHLELAVDAQALEQDELRPARTDRLSRTLVSCGRPKDTEVLIVDPMTLRVLPGGQVGEIWLRGPSVAAGYWNRSELTADTFRAVTADGRAGYLRTGDLGALRDEELYVTGRIKEMLIQHGRNLYPQDIEQAVQESGDVFRRGGGAVFSVTDEASERAHVVVVQELRAWATSDEEALARLAASVQALLSRQFQLPAVSVVLVRPGVIRKTTSGKTQRTLMRRLFLDGGLPVLHQRLAPAVVALLPATDAAPAPTAAVSPRP; translated from the coding sequence GTGCCTCACCAGCCTGACCCACGAACGTTGACGGACGCCGTACGAGCCGGCGTGGAACGCCATCCCGACCGTGCCGCCTTCGTGTACCTGCACGAGGACGGCCTGGGGATGAGGCCCGAGGAGCTCAGTTACGCCGAACTGGACCGGCGGGCCCGCGTCGTGGCCGCCCGGCTGCGCCAAGCGTCGAAGGGCGACCCTTCTCGCCCGGTCCTGCTGCTCTACCCGCCGACCCTGGACTTCGTCACAGCCTTCCTGGGCTGCTTCTACGCCGGCCGTACGGCCATTCCGGCCCCACTGCCCGACGAGCCCGGCGAACGGCTGGCCCGGGTCAGCGGCATCCTGCGGGACGCCAAGGTGGGAGCGGTCCTGACCCTCCCCCAGTACCGGCAGGCCATCAGCGCCTGGCTGGCCGCCTCGGGGGAGCAGGACGTGGTGTGCCTGTCAACCGGCGCCGACGAGGACGACGGCACCGACCCGGACCTGTGGACCCCGCCCCAGGTAGGCGGCACCGACGTGGCTTTCCTCCAGTACAGCTCCGGCTCCACCAGCGAGCCCAAGGGCGTGATGGTCACGCACACCAATCTCGCCGCCAACCAGGAGGCCATCCGTTCCGCCATGAAGACGCCGCAGGGTGTCGTGGCGGGCAGCTGGCTGCCGCTCTACCACGACATGGGGCTCATCGGCATGACGCTGCAGCCGCTGTGGGTGGGAGGCACCAGTGTGCAGATGTCACCGATCTCGTTCATCAAACAGCCGGGGCGCTGGCTACGCATGATCCACGACTACCGGGTGGAGGGCACCGCCTCGCCCAACTTCGGCTACGAGCTGTGCGTCCGGCGCGTCTCCGAGGAGCAGTCGGCGGGGCTGGACCTGTCCAGCCTGCGGGTGGCGCTCAACGGGGCCGAGCCCGTGCGCGCCGACACCCTGCGCGCCTTCGTCCGGCGGTTCGCCGGCAACGGACTGCGCGCCGAGGCCGTACTGCCCTGCTACGGCCTGGCCGAGAACACCCTGCTGGTCTCCGGCAACGACCCCGAGTCGCCGCACCTGGAACTCGCCGTCGACGCCCAGGCCCTGGAGCAGGACGAGCTGCGTCCCGCCCGCACCGACCGCCTGAGCCGCACCCTGGTCAGCTGCGGCCGCCCGAAGGACACCGAAGTGCTGATCGTGGACCCGATGACCCTGCGGGTGCTGCCCGGCGGGCAGGTCGGCGAAATCTGGCTGCGCGGACCGTCGGTGGCCGCCGGCTACTGGAACCGGAGCGAGCTCACCGCCGACACCTTCCGGGCGGTGACGGCGGACGGCCGGGCCGGCTACTTGCGCACCGGCGACCTCGGGGCGCTGCGCGACGAGGAGCTCTATGTCACCGGGCGGATCAAGGAGATGCTCATCCAGCACGGCCGCAACCTCTACCCGCAGGACATCGAGCAGGCCGTTCAGGAGTCCGGGGACGTGTTCCGGCGTGGCGGCGGCGCGGTGTTCAGCGTCACCGACGAGGCGTCCGAACGCGCCCACGTGGTCGTGGTGCAGGAGCTCAGGGCCTGGGCGACCAGCGACGAGGAGGCCCTGGCCCGCCTCGCCGCCTCCGTGCAGGCGCTGCTCAGCCGCCAGTTCCAGCTGCCCGCGGTGAGTGTGGTGCTCGTACGGCCCGGGGTGATCCGCAAGACCACCAGCGGCAAGACGCAGCGCACGCTCATGCGGCGGCTCTTCCTCGACGGCGGCCTGCCCGTGCTGCACCAGCGCCTGGCACCCGCGGTCGTCGCCCTGCTGCCCGCCACGGACGCGGCACCCGCGCCCACCGCTGCCGTGTCTCCCCGCCCCTGA
- a CDS encoding 4'-phosphopantetheinyl transferase family protein → MASAVREVLGPDWPRYRAAREPLVRARLLGSRLLLRHAVAVVAGTAPDRVVVGRDGHGRPVLHRPAGLDVGISHTAGMLVVGVARGRRIGVDVEASDRSLLAPGLAEKFCHPEELAELCGLPPAERNLRLVRLWTLKEAYTKALGVGLAHDFSRLRPRPEPRDGGWRLDRTAGGWHLRCEQVAGRFVVASALGPEGG, encoded by the coding sequence ATGGCGTCGGCCGTGCGTGAGGTGCTCGGCCCGGACTGGCCGCGCTACCGGGCGGCGCGCGAACCCCTCGTACGGGCAAGGCTTTTGGGCTCGCGGTTGCTGCTGCGCCACGCGGTGGCCGTCGTGGCGGGCACCGCACCGGACCGGGTGGTCGTGGGCCGTGACGGCCACGGGCGCCCGGTCCTGCACCGACCCGCCGGACTGGATGTGGGCATCAGTCACACAGCCGGGATGCTGGTGGTCGGGGTCGCCCGCGGCCGCCGGATCGGCGTGGACGTCGAGGCCTCGGACCGCTCCCTGCTGGCACCCGGACTCGCCGAGAAGTTCTGCCACCCGGAAGAACTGGCCGAACTGTGCGGGCTGCCGCCGGCCGAGCGGAACCTGAGGCTGGTACGCCTGTGGACGTTGAAGGAGGCCTACACGAAGGCACTCGGCGTAGGCCTGGCGCACGACTTCTCCCGTCTCCGCCCCCGGCCCGAACCGCGGGACGGCGGCTGGCGGTTGGACCGAACGGCAGGAGGCTGGCACCTGCGCTGCGAACAAGTCGCGGGCCGCTTTGTGGTCGCCAGCGCGCTGGGCCCGGAAGGCGGGTAG
- a CDS encoding DHA2 family efflux MFS transporter permease subunit: MTSQPRLKLAEHTPQTAHPHRWRVLAVLLVSLLLVVLDTSILNVALKTLAEPAPVGLGARQSELQWSIDSYTLVFAALLFTTGVLADRCGRKRTLLAGLVVFGGCSLWSAYAHSADELIIARAGLGVGGALVLPATLAIIMAVFPPAERAKAIGVWAGAAGLAVALGPITGGALLERFWWGSVFLINLPIVVIGAVATLFVVPESRDPERTGFDPLGVVLSVAGLTVLVYGVIKGGESDDWADATVWGSMLGGLAVLALFTLWERRSVRPALDLALFRNRRFSAAVTVIGLVFFALLGATFFLVFYLQSVRGWTPLEAGCLLLPLAVAQLAFSPPATLAAKRVGVRPVCAGGMLLVSLAFLAVATIDEHTEVWVIESVLFVMGIGIACVMPPATSAAMSAVARDRAGTGAAVSTTFRQVGGALGVAVLGSVLSVAYRSRVEDHLTPLPAPVRDTARESVAATLTVAEKLGAPGSALAARAVDAFVSAMHLTALVAAGVTFLGALVCLLLLPSRTAAGTPGAEEPTANKEVHTTEV, from the coding sequence GTGACATCTCAGCCCCGCCTCAAGCTCGCCGAGCACACCCCGCAGACCGCGCACCCGCACCGGTGGCGCGTCCTCGCGGTCCTGCTGGTGAGCCTCCTCCTCGTCGTCCTGGACACGTCGATCCTGAACGTGGCCCTGAAGACACTCGCCGAGCCGGCACCCGTCGGCCTCGGGGCCAGGCAGAGCGAGCTGCAGTGGTCGATCGACTCCTACACCCTCGTCTTCGCCGCCCTGCTCTTCACCACTGGCGTCCTCGCCGACCGCTGCGGCCGCAAACGCACACTGCTCGCCGGACTCGTCGTCTTCGGCGGCTGCTCCCTGTGGTCCGCCTACGCCCACAGCGCCGACGAACTGATCATCGCCCGGGCCGGGCTGGGCGTCGGCGGCGCCCTCGTACTGCCCGCCACCCTCGCGATCATCATGGCCGTCTTCCCGCCCGCCGAACGCGCCAAGGCCATCGGCGTCTGGGCCGGCGCCGCCGGACTCGCCGTCGCGCTGGGGCCCATCACCGGCGGTGCCCTGCTCGAACGGTTCTGGTGGGGCTCGGTGTTCCTGATCAACCTGCCCATCGTCGTGATCGGCGCCGTCGCCACCCTGTTCGTCGTACCCGAGTCCCGCGATCCCGAGCGCACCGGCTTCGACCCCCTCGGCGTCGTCCTCTCCGTGGCCGGCCTGACCGTCCTGGTGTACGGCGTGATCAAGGGCGGCGAGTCGGACGACTGGGCGGACGCCACGGTCTGGGGGTCGATGCTCGGCGGCCTCGCCGTCCTGGCTCTCTTCACTCTCTGGGAACGCCGCAGCGTGCGCCCCGCGCTGGACCTCGCCCTCTTCCGGAACCGCCGCTTCTCCGCCGCCGTGACCGTGATCGGCCTGGTCTTCTTCGCCCTGCTCGGCGCCACCTTCTTCCTGGTCTTCTACCTGCAGAGCGTCCGTGGTTGGACCCCGCTGGAGGCCGGCTGCCTGCTGCTGCCCCTGGCCGTGGCCCAGTTGGCGTTCTCGCCGCCGGCCACGCTCGCCGCCAAGCGCGTGGGGGTCCGGCCGGTGTGTGCCGGCGGCATGCTGCTCGTCTCGCTCGCCTTCCTCGCCGTGGCCACCATTGACGAACACACCGAGGTCTGGGTCATCGAGTCCGTCCTCTTCGTCATGGGCATCGGCATCGCCTGCGTCATGCCCCCCGCGACATCCGCCGCGATGTCCGCCGTAGCCCGGGACCGCGCGGGCACCGGAGCGGCGGTCAGCACCACCTTCCGGCAAGTGGGCGGCGCCCTCGGCGTCGCGGTCCTCGGCTCGGTGCTCTCCGTTGCCTACCGCTCCCGGGTCGAGGACCACCTGACGCCGCTGCCCGCCCCGGTCCGTGACACGGCGCGGGAGTCCGTCGCGGCCACCCTCACCGTCGCGGAGAAGCTGGGGGCGCCCGGCTCCGCGCTCGCGGCCCGCGCCGTCGACGCGTTCGTGTCCGCGATGCACCTCACGGCCCTCGTCGCCGCCGGCGTCACCTTCCTCGGCGCCCTCGTCTGCCTGCTGCTCCTGCCTTCCCGTACGGCAGCCGGGACGCCCGGTGCCGAAGAGCCGACCGCCAACAAAGAGGTCCACACCACGGAGGTCTGA
- a CDS encoding TetR/AcrR family transcriptional regulator, giving the protein MPPHVERPAAAPGHTPRGGRQRDPAADRAILDSTLGLLSEGCSFGDLSMDLVAQRAGVARATIYRRWRNKEELVLAALSTLDLPVPPLEGLGLRDQLVALVDQLRHRGQDTNLHRLIGSLLGEAVRRPQLVERFEDTVVAARREAMLRALRHGVASGELRADLDLNDAVELLTGPMAARLILRQRPVESVAFAESIVDTFLNGTRTTRAGTGLGTAPDHLPPP; this is encoded by the coding sequence ATGCCGCCACACGTCGAACGTCCGGCGGCTGCCCCGGGACACACCCCCCGGGGCGGCCGCCAGCGCGACCCCGCCGCCGACCGGGCGATCCTGGACAGCACGCTCGGCCTGCTCAGCGAGGGATGCAGCTTCGGCGACCTGTCCATGGACCTGGTCGCCCAACGCGCCGGCGTCGCCCGGGCCACCATCTACCGCCGCTGGCGCAACAAGGAGGAGCTGGTGCTGGCCGCGCTGAGCACCCTCGATCTCCCCGTGCCGCCGCTGGAAGGACTCGGCCTGCGGGACCAGCTGGTGGCCCTCGTGGACCAGCTGCGCCACCGCGGCCAGGACACCAACCTGCACCGCCTGATCGGCAGCCTGCTCGGTGAGGCGGTGCGCCGCCCGCAGCTGGTCGAGAGGTTCGAGGACACCGTCGTCGCCGCACGACGCGAAGCCATGCTGCGGGCGCTGCGGCACGGCGTCGCGAGCGGTGAGCTGCGCGCCGACCTCGACCTGAACGACGCGGTCGAACTGCTCACCGGTCCGATGGCCGCTCGGCTGATCCTTCGTCAACGCCCCGTGGAATCAGTGGCGTTCGCCGAGTCGATCGTCGACACGTTTCTGAACGGAACCCGCACGACCCGTGCTGGGACAGGCCTCGGCACGGCACCGGATCACCTCCCACCACCATAG
- a CDS encoding alpha/beta hydrolase family protein — MKFLFDDPAFDYQALRTAGYADYGGAQLGEVVAVAAHIPDGDTEAWRHAWATLAERVHRLGTAARDEGRTVDARSALLRAHNYYRTAEFFQREQPRDPEALRLMRLSRETFANAAELMDRPPEFVRIPYEDTSLPAYFYRADDSGEPRPTIVHHGGLDSTVEEGYFFVAAAALARGYHCLCFEGPGQGSVLREQGLVFRPDWEKVVTPVVDHALSLPGVDPDRLTLMGTSLGGLLAVRAAAFEHRLAGCVAHDAVWQLGDVVGLPPFVLEWVEQGCDDFADPVMWGIAARQTFTRWLLRQTLWTFGADTPSQLLRRLTAFGLSEVIGQVRSPVLVLDAEEDLFFAGLEHAKKVYTGLNSPKTLHVFTADEGGGAHCHSGAMRLFHERLFSWLLETLGADRPAAA; from the coding sequence ATGAAGTTCCTCTTCGACGACCCCGCCTTCGACTACCAGGCGCTGCGCACCGCCGGTTACGCCGATTACGGCGGTGCGCAGCTCGGCGAGGTCGTCGCAGTCGCCGCACACATCCCTGACGGCGACACCGAAGCCTGGCGGCACGCGTGGGCCACTCTCGCCGAACGCGTCCACCGGCTGGGCACCGCAGCCCGCGACGAGGGCCGCACCGTCGACGCCCGCTCCGCCCTGCTGCGGGCGCACAACTACTACCGGACCGCCGAGTTCTTCCAGCGCGAACAGCCACGGGACCCGGAGGCCCTGCGACTGATGCGGCTGTCCCGGGAGACCTTCGCCAACGCGGCCGAACTCATGGACCGGCCGCCGGAGTTCGTCCGCATCCCCTACGAGGACACCTCACTGCCCGCCTACTTCTACCGGGCGGACGACTCGGGCGAGCCCAGGCCGACCATCGTCCACCACGGCGGCCTCGACTCCACCGTCGAGGAGGGCTACTTCTTCGTGGCGGCGGCGGCCCTCGCCCGCGGGTACCACTGTCTGTGCTTCGAGGGGCCCGGGCAGGGGTCGGTCCTGCGCGAGCAGGGGCTGGTCTTCCGCCCCGACTGGGAGAAGGTGGTCACGCCGGTCGTGGACCACGCACTGTCCCTGCCCGGCGTGGACCCCGACCGACTGACGCTGATGGGCACCAGCCTCGGCGGCCTGCTCGCGGTGCGGGCCGCGGCGTTCGAGCACCGGCTGGCCGGCTGCGTCGCCCATGACGCGGTCTGGCAGCTGGGCGACGTCGTGGGGCTGCCGCCGTTCGTCCTGGAGTGGGTCGAGCAGGGATGCGACGACTTCGCCGACCCGGTGATGTGGGGGATCGCCGCCCGGCAGACCTTCACCCGCTGGCTGCTGCGGCAGACGCTGTGGACCTTCGGCGCCGACACCCCGTCCCAACTGCTGCGCAGGCTGACCGCGTTCGGTCTCTCGGAGGTGATCGGCCAAGTGCGCAGCCCCGTGCTCGTCCTCGACGCGGAGGAGGACTTGTTCTTCGCCGGTCTGGAGCACGCGAAGAAGGTGTACACAGGGCTCAACTCGCCGAAGACGTTGCATGTGTTCACGGCCGACGAGGGGGGTGGGGCGCACTGCCACTCGGGTGCGATGCGGCTGTTCCACGAGCGGCTCTTCTCCTGGCTGCTGGAAACACTCGGGGCGGACCGGCCGGCGGCGGCCTGA
- a CDS encoding AfsR/SARP family transcriptional regulator, which produces MSVPCLQADLALRYELLGRLRVTRGGVDLTPEQPKLTKLLALLLIRAGKTVPGEKLVAELWEQGPPRCAFASLRVYVSQLRKILNGPRGTSPIATTSPGYILDVSGATTDFQEFEVLYTRGRERYGAADFLHASELLRRASSLWRGPILEGIQGSLDIESFAAVHEEKRLNCTELSIDSTLALGCHHEVIEDLKGLLVRHPLREPFYRQLMVALYRAGRQGDALGTYRSARRMIREELGVEPGPTLRLAHEAILRADPARLEAAGVIPAIR; this is translated from the coding sequence GTGTCCGTGCCCTGTTTACAGGCCGACCTTGCGCTCCGCTACGAGCTGCTGGGGCGGCTGCGGGTCACCCGTGGCGGAGTCGACCTGACGCCCGAGCAGCCCAAGCTCACCAAACTGCTCGCCCTGCTGCTGATCAGGGCGGGCAAGACCGTACCGGGGGAGAAGCTCGTGGCGGAACTCTGGGAGCAGGGTCCGCCGCGCTGCGCCTTCGCGAGTCTGCGCGTGTACGTCTCACAGTTGCGGAAAATCCTGAACGGACCCAGAGGAACGTCTCCGATCGCCACGACATCGCCGGGATACATCCTTGATGTGAGCGGCGCCACAACAGATTTCCAAGAATTCGAAGTGCTCTACACTCGTGGCCGAGAACGATACGGCGCGGCCGATTTTCTGCATGCCTCCGAACTTCTCCGCAGGGCGTCGTCGCTGTGGCGGGGGCCTATTCTGGAGGGAATTCAAGGGTCGTTGGACATCGAATCGTTCGCGGCCGTGCACGAGGAAAAGCGGCTGAATTGCACCGAGCTGAGCATCGACTCCACGCTGGCACTCGGTTGCCATCACGAGGTGATCGAGGACCTGAAGGGCCTCCTCGTCAGGCATCCGCTGCGGGAGCCCTTCTACCGCCAGTTGATGGTCGCCCTGTACCGGGCGGGCCGTCAGGGGGACGCGCTGGGGACGTACCGCAGCGCCCGCCGGATGATCAGAGAGGAGCTCGGCGTCGAGCCGGGGCCCACCCTGCGCCTCGCCCACGAGGCCATACTCCGGGCGGATCCGGCACGCTTGGAGGCCGCCGGCGTCATCCCCGCCATCCGCTGA